One window from the genome of Chryseobacterium culicis encodes:
- the map gene encoding type I methionyl aminopeptidase, producing MSITNEDQMIGMQKVSEAVAYTLKKMIEYAEPGMTTKDLDKYGAGILEGFGAKSAPYLTYGFPGWTCISVDHEFCHGIPTDQRVLQEGDLINIDVSAELDGYWADNGGSFVIGKDIHGHQKLVEASKAILRKAIDNIKGGVKIADIGHLMETEAKKRGLKVIKNLGGHGVGRSLHEQPDELLNYRNRYDTRRFKKNSVVAIETFIATSSHLAVELKDGWTMVGNKGGYMAQHEHTIVVTDGKPIILTQMNEILN from the coding sequence ATGTCAATCACCAACGAAGATCAGATGATCGGAATGCAAAAAGTAAGTGAAGCCGTTGCCTATACTTTGAAAAAGATGATAGAGTATGCTGAACCCGGCATGACTACTAAAGATCTTGATAAGTATGGAGCGGGAATACTGGAAGGTTTCGGAGCAAAATCAGCGCCTTATCTGACGTATGGATTCCCGGGCTGGACGTGTATCAGTGTGGATCATGAATTCTGCCATGGTATCCCTACGGATCAGAGGGTTTTGCAAGAAGGTGACCTGATTAATATTGACGTTTCTGCAGAACTGGATGGATATTGGGCTGATAACGGAGGTTCTTTTGTGATCGGAAAAGATATTCACGGGCATCAGAAGCTGGTAGAGGCATCTAAAGCTATTCTGAGAAAAGCCATTGATAATATCAAAGGCGGTGTGAAAATAGCAGACATAGGACATTTAATGGAAACGGAAGCTAAGAAACGAGGGCTAAAAGTGATTAAGAATCTTGGCGGCCATGGAGTAGGACGAAGCTTGCATGAGCAGCCTGACGAATTACTGAACTACAGAAACCGTTATGATACGAGACGTTTTAAGAAAAACTCTGTCGTGGCTATTGAAACATTTATCGCGACCTCTTCCCATCTTGCTGTAGAATTAAAGGATGGATGGACCATGGTAGGGAACAAGGGCGGCTATATGGCTCAGCACGAGCATACCATTGTAGTGACCGATGGAAAACCCATCATCTTAACCCAAATGAATGAAATCCTGAATTAA
- a CDS encoding M20/M25/M40 family metallo-hydrolase, which translates to MKKFLLILLGIIVVLAAVVLIKTYTYPFKKNNLGTGDGWKPVKNDSAVMRLSGGIKVPTVSTGSLGEFDYAPFDQFKTYLRASYPLVYQNTENVEVNQYGLVFRLKGSNPALDPILFLSHMDVVPPGDADIKNNEENIFRPNDKPLEPVSKVAEDWDFAPFSGAVANGRIYGRGAIDMKGMLFSLMESMNSMIKNKQIPQRDIYLAFGFDEEVGGQKGAIQIADYFKKKGLKFDAVYDEGGLIMRKGNVAGIDTDVAVVGCAEKGFLSAKIKVKGLGGHSSMPPMESAIGKAAVIMQRLEDHQMKPVITPLIKEFFNNIGGEMPFATRMALANQWLLKPVLISQLTKNNTTNALVRTTTALTMMKGSDGTNVLSPEVEFVVNFRLLPGNSIKDVRDHIAKATEGFDVEVEEIDNTREASAISSTNTKAFKMIEAGVKEIHPGAIVTPYLTMAGTDAAKYEIVSKNVYRFMPIKINSAEQQSIHSTNEYLSIENYLKMIHYFEYIMKNYDK; encoded by the coding sequence ATGAAAAAATTTCTTTTAATCCTTTTGGGAATCATTGTTGTTTTGGCTGCTGTTGTATTGATCAAAACCTATACCTACCCGTTTAAGAAAAATAATCTCGGAACAGGTGATGGATGGAAACCGGTAAAAAATGATTCTGCAGTTATGAGACTTTCCGGAGGAATAAAAGTTCCCACCGTTTCTACAGGCAGCTTGGGAGAATTTGATTATGCACCGTTTGATCAGTTCAAAACCTATTTAAGAGCTTCTTACCCATTGGTATATCAGAATACAGAAAATGTTGAAGTCAACCAATATGGATTGGTATTCAGGCTTAAAGGAAGCAATCCTGCGTTGGACCCTATTTTATTCCTTTCCCATATGGATGTGGTGCCTCCCGGAGATGCAGACATTAAAAATAATGAAGAAAATATATTCCGTCCCAATGACAAACCGTTGGAGCCTGTTTCAAAGGTAGCAGAAGACTGGGATTTTGCGCCTTTCTCAGGTGCTGTTGCCAACGGAAGAATCTATGGAAGAGGTGCCATAGATATGAAAGGAATGCTGTTCTCCTTAATGGAATCCATGAATTCTATGATTAAAAATAAACAGATTCCACAACGTGATATTTACCTGGCTTTTGGTTTTGATGAAGAAGTAGGCGGACAAAAAGGAGCGATACAGATTGCAGATTATTTTAAGAAGAAAGGATTGAAGTTTGATGCCGTTTATGACGAAGGCGGACTGATTATGAGAAAAGGAAATGTAGCAGGAATAGATACGGATGTAGCGGTGGTAGGATGTGCAGAAAAAGGATTTCTTTCGGCAAAAATAAAAGTAAAAGGACTGGGCGGGCATTCCTCAATGCCTCCTATGGAAAGTGCCATTGGAAAAGCAGCGGTTATCATGCAGCGTCTGGAAGACCATCAGATGAAACCTGTTATCACGCCTTTAATCAAAGAATTCTTTAATAATATTGGCGGTGAAATGCCTTTTGCCACAAGAATGGCACTCGCTAATCAATGGCTGTTAAAACCTGTATTGATTTCGCAGCTCACCAAAAACAATACAACCAATGCTTTGGTAAGAACAACTACTGCATTAACCATGATGAAAGGAAGTGACGGTACCAACGTCCTTTCTCCTGAAGTGGAATTTGTGGTGAACTTCAGACTGCTTCCCGGAAATTCCATAAAAGATGTCCGTGATCATATTGCTAAAGCGACTGAAGGCTTTGATGTTGAGGTAGAAGAAATTGATAATACAAGAGAAGCTTCGGCTATTTCTTCCACCAATACAAAAGCTTTTAAAATGATAGAAGCCGGAGTTAAAGAAATTCATCCCGGAGCGATTGTTACCCCTTACCTTACCATGGCAGGGACGGATGCTGCTAAATATGAGATCGTAAGCAAGAATGTCTACAGATTTATGCCTATTAAAATCAACAGCGCTGAACAGCAAAGTATTCACAGTACCAATGAGTATCTTAGCATTGAAAATTATCTGAAAATGATTCACTACTTTGAATACATCATGAAGAATTATGATAAATAA
- a CDS encoding DUF2490 domain-containing protein, protein MKKIFAGLFLLGCIGSTMHAQISPPGLGDANNAFWGAFGVKRQLDSLGKKQALSYVAIGRKSNPDDHHLFSKQAIIVLNHEVYHSFAPHQQYSYALSYRRQPQYESTAPYDKENTEQEFRIYGRYAYTFDLGKKWKLKNTVRQEFRKFYDAGFHKVEEDFQLRTRIKSQLTYNLSPKNNQKLALSAEALFSISHLNEPDAEWSSFGYREMRIAAYYMFTIPNSPFTVDIGYMDDLIRDSRSIHHGGVHYLAADLIWNIPYRKR, encoded by the coding sequence ATGAAGAAAATTTTTGCAGGATTATTTTTATTGGGATGTATAGGATCCACTATGCATGCACAGATCAGTCCACCAGGATTGGGAGATGCCAACAATGCATTCTGGGGAGCTTTTGGTGTGAAGCGACAGCTTGATTCCCTGGGCAAGAAGCAGGCCTTGAGCTATGTTGCCATCGGGAGAAAAAGCAATCCGGATGATCATCATTTATTTTCAAAACAAGCCATCATTGTGTTGAATCATGAAGTCTACCATTCCTTTGCTCCCCACCAGCAGTATAGCTATGCTTTGAGTTACCGCAGGCAGCCTCAGTATGAAAGCACAGCTCCTTATGACAAAGAAAATACGGAACAGGAGTTCAGAATTTACGGGAGATATGCCTACACTTTTGATCTTGGAAAAAAATGGAAGCTAAAGAATACAGTACGACAGGAATTCAGAAAGTTTTATGACGCAGGCTTTCATAAAGTAGAAGAAGATTTTCAGTTGAGAACCCGTATTAAGAGCCAGCTTACCTATAATTTATCTCCTAAAAACAATCAGAAGTTAGCGCTCAGTGCAGAAGCCTTATTTTCTATCAGTCATCTCAACGAACCGGATGCTGAGTGGAGCTCATTCGGGTATCGTGAAATGCGTATTGCCGCTTATTATATGTTTACCATCCCCAATTCTCCTTTTACCGTAGATATAGGATATATGGATGACCTGATCAGGGACAGCAGAAGTATTCATCACGGAGGTGTTCACTATCTGGCTGCAGACCTAATCTGGAATATTCCTTACAGAAAAAGATAA
- the tsaD gene encoding tRNA (adenosine(37)-N6)-threonylcarbamoyltransferase complex transferase subunit TsaD — protein sequence MSDSIILGIESSCDDTSAAIIKGNSILSNIAANQAIHKEYGGVVPELASRAHQQNIIPVVEKSFSKANIQQNAISAIGFTRGPGLLGSLLVGTSFAKSLAMSLNVPLIEVNHLQAHILAHFIEDANPVPPAFPFLCLTVSGGHTMIVLVKDYFDMEIIGKTIDDAAGEAFDKIGKIFDLDYPAGPIIDRLAKEGNPDAFKFNKPKLENYDYSFSGIKTSVLYFIQKEVRKNPDFIKENLNDLCASVQKSIIEILMNKLEKAAKDLKVNEVAIAGGVSANSALRKTMEDNKERLGWNIYIPKFEYTTDNAAMIAMVAKLKFERGEFTDLRTSATAKYDL from the coding sequence ATGAGCGACTCTATAATTTTAGGTATTGAATCGTCCTGCGACGACACCTCAGCAGCTATCATCAAGGGAAATTCTATTCTTTCAAACATTGCCGCGAATCAGGCCATCCACAAAGAATATGGTGGTGTTGTTCCTGAATTGGCTTCACGGGCCCATCAGCAAAATATTATCCCCGTTGTTGAAAAATCTTTTTCCAAAGCAAATATACAACAAAATGCTATCTCAGCTATAGGATTTACACGCGGACCCGGACTTTTAGGATCTCTTCTTGTAGGAACATCATTTGCTAAGTCTTTGGCGATGAGCTTAAACGTTCCATTAATTGAAGTAAATCACCTTCAAGCCCACATTTTGGCCCATTTCATCGAAGATGCAAATCCTGTGCCGCCTGCCTTTCCTTTCTTATGTCTTACCGTAAGTGGCGGACATACCATGATTGTATTGGTGAAAGACTATTTCGACATGGAAATCATTGGAAAAACCATCGATGATGCCGCAGGAGAAGCTTTTGATAAAATAGGAAAAATCTTTGACCTTGATTACCCGGCAGGGCCTATCATCGACAGACTTGCCAAAGAAGGAAATCCTGATGCTTTTAAATTCAACAAACCAAAGCTGGAGAATTACGATTATTCTTTCAGCGGAATTAAAACTTCTGTGTTATACTTCATCCAGAAAGAAGTCAGAAAAAATCCGGATTTCATTAAAGAAAATCTGAATGATCTTTGTGCTTCCGTACAGAAATCTATTATTGAAATCTTAATGAATAAGCTTGAAAAAGCGGCCAAAGATCTTAAGGTGAATGAAGTAGCCATTGCAGGTGGTGTTTCTGCCAATTCTGCTTTGAGAAAAACAATGGAAGATAATAAAGAAAGACTGGGCTGGAATATCTACATTCCCAAATTTGAATATACAACAGACAATGCTGCTATGATTGCCATGGTAGCGAAGTTGAAATTTGAACGTGGAGAATTTACAGATTTAAGGACTTCTGCAACGGCAAAATACGATTTATGA
- a CDS encoding FMN-dependent NADH-azoreductase, which produces MKNILHIISSARGDLSYSNSLSSAILEKLLQRNKINKIVVRDLVKDQPPFADEASIHEFYKHPELYDEHSKQLLSYANTIVDEIREADLIVIGTPMFNLGISTPLKAWLDQLIRAGVTYVFDEQWNRVGQFNNKKVYLAIASGGRSIEGATDYISDYLKDVFRSYTGITDVETYRMEGTMEHGFTPDYESVLKDF; this is translated from the coding sequence ATGAAAAATATTCTGCACATTATTTCCAGCGCAAGAGGAGATTTATCTTACAGCAACAGTTTGAGTTCAGCCATTCTGGAAAAGCTTTTACAAAGAAACAAAATCAATAAAATTGTTGTACGGGATTTGGTGAAGGATCAGCCACCTTTTGCTGATGAAGCTTCCATCCATGAGTTTTATAAACATCCAGAATTATATGATGAACACAGTAAACAGCTTCTTTCGTATGCGAATACAATTGTGGACGAAATCCGTGAAGCCGACCTCATTGTCATTGGGACACCTATGTTTAATCTTGGAATTTCAACTCCATTGAAAGCATGGCTGGATCAGCTGATCCGGGCCGGAGTTACTTACGTTTTTGATGAGCAGTGGAATCGTGTGGGACAGTTCAACAATAAAAAAGTGTATCTCGCAATTGCTTCCGGTGGAAGAAGTATTGAGGGAGCCACGGATTATATTTCTGATTATCTCAAAGATGTTTTCAGAAGTTATACCGGAATTACGGATGTTGAAACGTACCGCATGGAAGGAACGATGGAGCATGGTTTTACCCCGGATTATGAAAGTGTTCTGAAAGATTTTTGA
- a CDS encoding asparaginase has translation MKRKVLLIYTGGTIGMEKDYETGSLRAFDFGNIFEKMPEMRLMECEVFVHPFAKPLDSSDMGPEEWRVIANYIHKNYDDYDGFLILHGTDTMSYTASALSFMLKGLRKPVIMTGSQLPIGDLRTDAKENLLTSLYYASLYENDEAVIQEVAIYFEYKLLRGNRTLKYSAEYFDAYSSPNYPILGQSGVHLNILKDNLFRCDPKVEFHVDEHISEDILFWRIFPGMHLSHFREIPKMKVLILQVFGSGTIFSSAKTQETLQEIRDNGTEIVVVSQCISGGISFGKYENSNIFSRIGAISGRDMTAETAITKAMHLIDNPSYTGSFADNFTRSLCGEITD, from the coding sequence ATGAAGCGAAAAGTCCTGCTCATCTATACCGGTGGAACCATCGGAATGGAAAAAGATTATGAAACCGGAAGTCTCCGTGCCTTTGATTTTGGAAATATATTTGAAAAGATGCCTGAAATGAGACTCATGGAATGTGAAGTCTTTGTTCATCCTTTTGCCAAACCACTGGATTCTTCGGATATGGGACCTGAGGAATGGAGAGTCATCGCTAATTATATCCACAAAAATTATGACGATTATGACGGTTTCCTGATTCTTCACGGAACAGACACCATGTCTTACACCGCATCAGCATTAAGCTTCATGCTAAAAGGATTAAGAAAGCCGGTCATCATGACGGGTTCTCAGCTTCCCATTGGTGACCTGAGAACGGATGCCAAGGAAAATCTTCTGACAAGCCTTTATTACGCAAGCCTTTATGAAAATGATGAAGCAGTGATTCAGGAGGTTGCCATTTACTTTGAATACAAATTATTAAGAGGAAACAGAACATTGAAATATTCTGCAGAGTATTTTGATGCCTATTCAAGCCCGAATTACCCAATCCTTGGACAGTCCGGAGTTCATTTAAATATTCTTAAAGACAACTTATTCCGTTGTGACCCGAAAGTAGAATTTCACGTAGATGAACATATTTCTGAAGATATTTTATTCTGGAGAATTTTTCCGGGAATGCATCTGAGCCACTTCAGAGAAATCCCTAAAATGAAGGTTCTTATTCTTCAGGTTTTTGGTTCCGGAACTATTTTCAGCAGTGCCAAGACTCAGGAAACACTTCAGGAAATCAGAGATAACGGAACAGAAATCGTAGTGGTAAGTCAGTGTATTTCAGGAGGTATCTCATTCGGAAAATATGAAAACAGTAATATCTTCTCAAGAATCGGAGCCATCAGCGGAAGGGATATGACGGCAGAAACAGCCATTACCAAAGCCATGCATCTTATCGACAACCCAAGCTACACCGGAAGCTTTGCCGATAATTTCACCAGAAGCCTTTGTGGAGAAATTACAGATTAA
- a CDS encoding RsmE family RNA methyltransferase — protein MKLFYGEITDQKVIIHDEEQQHIVKVLRMRDGEDIHVTDGKGKLASGKLIIEGKKAGIEVSEIKENLPEFNPKLHIAIAPTKNIDRIEFFVEKAVEMGTSEISIIITEKTERKNINIDKIRKQAIAASKQSLRFHFPVINDAIKLTDFLKNTDPEHTFVAHCHENLERIDLKNIPQLEQLTFLIGPEGDFSEKEIAFLAENKVKAISLGNQRLRTETAGVFVAAWNYYTMI, from the coding sequence ATGAAATTATTTTACGGAGAAATAACGGATCAAAAAGTCATCATCCATGATGAAGAACAGCAGCATATCGTGAAAGTTCTTCGAATGAGGGATGGCGAAGATATTCACGTGACAGACGGAAAAGGAAAACTGGCATCCGGGAAACTGATTATAGAAGGAAAGAAAGCTGGTATTGAAGTTTCTGAGATCAAAGAAAATCTGCCGGAATTCAATCCTAAACTTCATATTGCGATTGCGCCTACTAAAAATATTGACCGAATTGAATTCTTTGTGGAAAAAGCCGTAGAGATGGGGACTTCAGAAATAAGCATTATCATCACAGAGAAAACGGAACGTAAAAATATCAACATTGATAAAATCAGAAAACAGGCTATTGCCGCATCAAAGCAAAGTTTGAGATTCCATTTTCCGGTGATTAATGATGCAATAAAACTGACTGACTTTCTGAAAAACACTGATCCGGAACATACATTTGTAGCCCACTGCCATGAAAATCTGGAAAGAATAGATCTTAAAAACATTCCTCAACTGGAACAGCTTACCTTTCTAATAGGTCCGGAAGGCGATTTTTCTGAAAAGGAGATTGCATTTCTGGCAGAAAATAAAGTAAAGGCAATATCCCTTGGAAATCAAAGGCTCAGAACGGAAACTGCCGGAGTTTTTGTCGCCGCATGGAATTATTATACTATGATATAA
- a CDS encoding TrmH family RNA methyltransferase, with amino-acid sequence MQMSDLAQTYEYLKQFLTEERLAKIEHFSQESSDFVLPVVEDVYQFRNAAAIVRSVEACGFHKVVALQEEYSFEPNLRVTKGADTWVEVEKLPRNMESFQNIKDRGYKIVVVSLENNAKMLPEYEITEPIALVFGTEMEGVSQEILDFADETLAIPMYGFTRSFNVSVAASICMYELKQKLIKSDIDYKLNEEKLLRMKILWAVNSMRSGQQIFEKYLRENNIDWK; translated from the coding sequence ATGCAGATGAGTGATTTAGCACAGACTTATGAATATTTAAAACAGTTTTTAACCGAAGAAAGATTGGCGAAAATTGAACATTTCTCTCAGGAGAGTTCAGACTTTGTGCTTCCGGTAGTAGAAGATGTCTATCAGTTTAGAAATGCAGCTGCGATTGTACGCTCTGTAGAAGCCTGCGGTTTTCATAAAGTGGTGGCTCTGCAGGAAGAATATAGTTTTGAACCCAATCTTCGCGTAACCAAAGGGGCTGATACATGGGTTGAGGTTGAAAAACTTCCCAGAAATATGGAATCCTTTCAGAATATTAAAGACAGAGGATATAAAATTGTAGTGGTTTCGCTGGAAAACAATGCTAAAATGCTTCCTGAATATGAAATTACAGAGCCTATTGCTTTGGTTTTTGGAACGGAGATGGAAGGTGTTTCCCAGGAGATTTTAGATTTTGCGGATGAAACCCTGGCTATTCCGATGTATGGATTTACGAGAAGCTTTAATGTTTCTGTAGCGGCTTCAATTTGTATGTATGAACTGAAACAAAAGCTGATAAAATCTGATATTGATTATAAATTAAATGAAGAAAAGCTTTTAAGGATGAAAATCCTTTGGGCTGTAAATTCTATGAGAAGCGGGCAGCAGATTTTTGAAAAATACCTGCGGGAAAATAATATTGACTGGAAATAA